The following are encoded in a window of Hippoglossus hippoglossus isolate fHipHip1 chromosome 23, fHipHip1.pri, whole genome shotgun sequence genomic DNA:
- the hgfa gene encoding hepatocyte growth factor a isoform X1 has protein sequence MRINVWIYQALVCAALTVLDTGFCRRIHQSLQRYEKSESHMLVCTDCPQAPLVRNNRSQEQCARKCKKKNFNCRAFNFQKHNRKCYLLPFDRFTSGVKKQANVNFTLYEKKDYIRECIIGTKDYRGRRSWTKSNITCQAWSDNNINEHTFYPDSFPAEDLRENFCRNPKNDPGGPWCYTTDPNVRVEECGVPQCSEDVCMTCNGEDYRGKMDHTESGKECQRWDSVRPHKHLFQPKKYRGKDLKDNYCRNPDNRRRPWCYTMDPKTPWEYCNITVCESDSSEDTDVNVTTSCVQGKGTDYRGTTSVTPEGVTCQRWDSQFPHNHSFLPQNFKCNLCVCHRDLRENYCRNPDGADYPWCFTTDPKQRKANCTQIPRCDAEATQKIECYEDIGEMYRGTLSITRSGIPCANWSHHIDSGDSHSTVSHVGLENNYCRNPDRDKHGPWCYTNPNNRLAWDYCKLKHCESSTVAPQPSNLTRPKISCFVHINTRIVGGHQVQGTDGSWVVSIQREKAHLCGGSLIREDWVLTDQQCFTSCVPDLRDYSVQVGLRHLNQSSHHPRLRISRLICGPEGSNLVMLKLADPAPVSEGASTIHLPVKDCHIPEGTNCTMYGWGETKKAGYDEALNTVTMPMVNNEMCSQIKGDAGESRICAGGMRGEGVCDRDNGGPLVCQEHERKVIVGVSIQRTKCASSQPALFVNVAFYSEWIYKVFKLYPSPERN, from the exons GTTTCTGCAGAAGGATCCATCAGTCGTTACAGCGGTATGAGAAGAGCGAGAGCCACATGCTGGTTTGCACAGACTGTCCTCAGGCCCCTCTGGTACGAAACAACCGATCGCAGGAGCAATGCGCTCGCAAATGCAAGAAGAAAAACTTCAACTGCAG GGCTTTCAACTTTCAGAAGCACAACAGGAAATGCTACTTGCTTCCCTTCGACCGTTTCACCTCCGGCGTGAAGAAGCAGGCCAACGTCAACTTTACTCTGTACGAAAAAAAAG ATTATATAAGGGAGTGTATCATCGGCACCAAGGACTACAGAGGGAGGAGGTCTTGGACGAAGTCAAACATCACTTGCCAAGCTTGGTCagataataacatcaatgaACACAC GTTTTATCCTGATAGTTTCCCAGCGGAAGACCTGAGGGAGAACTTCTGTCGGAATCCCAAGAACGATCCTGGTGGTCCGTGGTGCTACACCACTGACCCCAACGTACGGGTGGAGGAGTGTGGTGTGCCGCAGTGTTCGGAGG ACGTCTGTATGACGTGTAACGGGGAGGATTACCGAGGCAAAATGGACCATACAGAGAGCGGAAAGGAGTGTCAGCGGTGGGACTCAGTGAGGCCTCACAAACACCTTTTCCAGCCCAAAAA gTATCGTGGCAAAGATTTAAAAGACAACTACTGCCGTAACCCAGATAATCGTCGCCGTCCCTGGTGCTACACCATGGATCCGAAAACTCCATGGGAGTACTGCAACATCACTGTGTGTG AGTCGGACTCCAGCGAGGACACAGACGTCAATGTCACGACGTCCTGTGTCCAGGGGAAGGGCACAGATTACCGAGGCACAACGTCTGTCACTCCTGAGGGCGTGACGTGTCAGCGCTGGGACTCTCAGTTCCCCCATAACCACTCGTTTCTGCCCCAGAACTTCAAATGCAA tttgtgtgtgtgccacagaGACCTGCGAGAGAACTACTGCCGTAACCCCGATGGAGCAGATTACCCATGGTGCTTCACTACAGACCCTAAACAGAGGAAAGCCAACTGCACCCAGATCCCCAGGTGTGATGCTGAGGCCACACAAAAAATAG AGTGTTACGAGGACATCGGAGAGATGTACCGGGGAACTTTATCCATAACTCGCTCCGGGATTCCCTGTGCCAACTGGTCACATCACATAGACAG tggGGATTCTCACTCTACAGTGTCCCATGTAGGGCTGGAGAACAACTACTGCCGGAACCCGGACCGGGACAAGCACGGCCCCTGGTGCTACACCAATCCAAACAACCGCCTGGCCTGGGACTACTGCAAACTGAAACACT GTGAATCATCTACAGTAGCTCCTCAACCAAGCA ATCTAACCCGACCAAAGATATCATGCTTCGTGCACATAAACACCAGAATAGTCGGCGGACATCAAGTGCAAGGTACAGACGGCAGCTGGGTGGTGAGCATCCAAAGAGA GAAGGCTCATTTGTGTGGCGGCTCGCTGATCAGAGAGGACTGGGTCTTGACGGACCAACAGTGCTTCACCTCCTG TGTTCCAGATCTCAGGGATTACAGCGTGCAGGTTGGTCTGCGCCACCTCAACCAGTCGTCGCACCACCCGAGGCTACGCATCTCGCGCCTGATCTGCGGCCCAGAGGGATCCAACCTGGTCATGTTGAAACTAGCAGA ccCTGCACCTGTGTCTGAAGGCGCCTCCACGATTCATCTTCCAGTGAAAGACTGTCACATCCCCGAAGGCACCAACTGCACCATGTATGGATGGGGCGAAACCAAAA AAGCGGGATACGACGAGGCACTGAACACGGTCACCATGCCGATGGTCAACAATGAAATGTGCTCGCAAATCAAAGGGGACGCCGGGGAAAGCAGGATATGCGCCGGCGGCATGAGAGGAGAAGGTGTCTGTGAT AGAGATAACGGCGGCCCGTTGGTTTGCCAGGAGCATGAGCGCAAAGTCATCGTAGGCGTGAGCATCCAGAGGACGAAATGTGCCTCGTCGCAGCCTGCACTCTTCGTCAACGTCGCTTTCTACTCGGAGTGGATTTATAAAGTGTTCAAACTTTACCCCAGCCCGGAGAGGAACTGA
- the hgfa gene encoding hepatocyte growth factor a isoform X2, with protein sequence MRINVWIYQALVCAALTVLDTGFCRRIHQSLQRYEKSESHMLVCTDCPQAPLVRNNRSQEQCARKCKKKNFNCRAFNFQKHNRKCYLLPFDRFTSGVKKQANVNFTLYEKKDYIRECIIGTKDYRGRRSWTKSNITCQAWSDNNINEHTFYPDSFPAEDLRENFCRNPKNDPGGPWCYTTDPNVRVEECGVPQCSEDVCMTCNGEDYRGKMDHTESGKECQRWDSVRPHKHLFQPKKYRGKDLKDNYCRNPDNRRRPWCYTMDPKTPWEYCNITVCESDSSEDTDVNVTTSCVQGKGTDYRGTTSVTPEGVTCQRWDSQFPHNHSFLPQNFKCKDLRENYCRNPDGADYPWCFTTDPKQRKANCTQIPRCDAEATQKIECYEDIGEMYRGTLSITRSGIPCANWSHHIDSGDSHSTVSHVGLENNYCRNPDRDKHGPWCYTNPNNRLAWDYCKLKHCESSTVAPQPSNLTRPKISCFVHINTRIVGGHQVQGTDGSWVVSIQREKAHLCGGSLIREDWVLTDQQCFTSCVPDLRDYSVQVGLRHLNQSSHHPRLRISRLICGPEGSNLVMLKLADPAPVSEGASTIHLPVKDCHIPEGTNCTMYGWGETKKAGYDEALNTVTMPMVNNEMCSQIKGDAGESRICAGGMRGEGVCDRDNGGPLVCQEHERKVIVGVSIQRTKCASSQPALFVNVAFYSEWIYKVFKLYPSPERN encoded by the exons GTTTCTGCAGAAGGATCCATCAGTCGTTACAGCGGTATGAGAAGAGCGAGAGCCACATGCTGGTTTGCACAGACTGTCCTCAGGCCCCTCTGGTACGAAACAACCGATCGCAGGAGCAATGCGCTCGCAAATGCAAGAAGAAAAACTTCAACTGCAG GGCTTTCAACTTTCAGAAGCACAACAGGAAATGCTACTTGCTTCCCTTCGACCGTTTCACCTCCGGCGTGAAGAAGCAGGCCAACGTCAACTTTACTCTGTACGAAAAAAAAG ATTATATAAGGGAGTGTATCATCGGCACCAAGGACTACAGAGGGAGGAGGTCTTGGACGAAGTCAAACATCACTTGCCAAGCTTGGTCagataataacatcaatgaACACAC GTTTTATCCTGATAGTTTCCCAGCGGAAGACCTGAGGGAGAACTTCTGTCGGAATCCCAAGAACGATCCTGGTGGTCCGTGGTGCTACACCACTGACCCCAACGTACGGGTGGAGGAGTGTGGTGTGCCGCAGTGTTCGGAGG ACGTCTGTATGACGTGTAACGGGGAGGATTACCGAGGCAAAATGGACCATACAGAGAGCGGAAAGGAGTGTCAGCGGTGGGACTCAGTGAGGCCTCACAAACACCTTTTCCAGCCCAAAAA gTATCGTGGCAAAGATTTAAAAGACAACTACTGCCGTAACCCAGATAATCGTCGCCGTCCCTGGTGCTACACCATGGATCCGAAAACTCCATGGGAGTACTGCAACATCACTGTGTGTG AGTCGGACTCCAGCGAGGACACAGACGTCAATGTCACGACGTCCTGTGTCCAGGGGAAGGGCACAGATTACCGAGGCACAACGTCTGTCACTCCTGAGGGCGTGACGTGTCAGCGCTGGGACTCTCAGTTCCCCCATAACCACTCGTTTCTGCCCCAGAACTTCAAATGCAA aGACCTGCGAGAGAACTACTGCCGTAACCCCGATGGAGCAGATTACCCATGGTGCTTCACTACAGACCCTAAACAGAGGAAAGCCAACTGCACCCAGATCCCCAGGTGTGATGCTGAGGCCACACAAAAAATAG AGTGTTACGAGGACATCGGAGAGATGTACCGGGGAACTTTATCCATAACTCGCTCCGGGATTCCCTGTGCCAACTGGTCACATCACATAGACAG tggGGATTCTCACTCTACAGTGTCCCATGTAGGGCTGGAGAACAACTACTGCCGGAACCCGGACCGGGACAAGCACGGCCCCTGGTGCTACACCAATCCAAACAACCGCCTGGCCTGGGACTACTGCAAACTGAAACACT GTGAATCATCTACAGTAGCTCCTCAACCAAGCA ATCTAACCCGACCAAAGATATCATGCTTCGTGCACATAAACACCAGAATAGTCGGCGGACATCAAGTGCAAGGTACAGACGGCAGCTGGGTGGTGAGCATCCAAAGAGA GAAGGCTCATTTGTGTGGCGGCTCGCTGATCAGAGAGGACTGGGTCTTGACGGACCAACAGTGCTTCACCTCCTG TGTTCCAGATCTCAGGGATTACAGCGTGCAGGTTGGTCTGCGCCACCTCAACCAGTCGTCGCACCACCCGAGGCTACGCATCTCGCGCCTGATCTGCGGCCCAGAGGGATCCAACCTGGTCATGTTGAAACTAGCAGA ccCTGCACCTGTGTCTGAAGGCGCCTCCACGATTCATCTTCCAGTGAAAGACTGTCACATCCCCGAAGGCACCAACTGCACCATGTATGGATGGGGCGAAACCAAAA AAGCGGGATACGACGAGGCACTGAACACGGTCACCATGCCGATGGTCAACAATGAAATGTGCTCGCAAATCAAAGGGGACGCCGGGGAAAGCAGGATATGCGCCGGCGGCATGAGAGGAGAAGGTGTCTGTGAT AGAGATAACGGCGGCCCGTTGGTTTGCCAGGAGCATGAGCGCAAAGTCATCGTAGGCGTGAGCATCCAGAGGACGAAATGTGCCTCGTCGCAGCCTGCACTCTTCGTCAACGTCGCTTTCTACTCGGAGTGGATTTATAAAGTGTTCAAACTTTACCCCAGCCCGGAGAGGAACTGA
- the pax4 gene encoding paired box protein Pax-4, producing MCGTNADLQNKGGGRVNQLGGMFLNGRPLPESKRRKMIELASEGVRPSQISRILRVSNGCVSKILSRYRRTGLLEPKTTGGSRPRLLTPGVISTIIQCKRENPTIFAWEIRKRMAAARLCKVSKIPSVSSINRILRKIHLEHGPMCMELSAHMEPDFDHLIQDELNHRDTVCSDEHKPKGVQQRNRTTFTPEQSRALEQEFSHSQYADMYLREKLSARIKLPEETIKVWFSNRRAKWRRETKQRSGTQNVQKQRDFPPVNPALPHGFTSQQATAVSRIYHQHSEASSSYDTVSRKLQNGCIFSTEAGIRNPAQLTSISLPPSLFHPSNNAMTQNIDTAPLALHSEGFPFPLVHRPTDARMSLPVMSEGVRTGRPVPQCWTQQGVSLTWSQIQADQRYLFAPQTWDVHPQ from the exons ATGTGCGGAACCAACGCTGATCTGCAAAATAAAg GTGGTGGGCGTGTGAACCAGCTGGGAGGCATGTTTCTGAACGGAAGACCTCTCCCTGAATccaagaggaggaaaatgatCGAGCTGGCCTCAGAGGGGGTCCGTCCCAGTCAAATATCCAGGATACTTAGG GTGTCCAACGGGTGCGTGAGTAAGATCCTGAGCCGGTACCGACGCACGGGACTCCTGGAGCCCAAGACCACCGGAGGGAGCCGACCTCGACTCCTCACCCCCGGCGTCATCTCCACCATCATCCAGTGCAAGAGGGAGAACCCGACTATTTTCGCCTGGGAGATCCGGAAGCGCATGGCTGCGGCGCGACTCTGCAAAGTCTCCAAGATTCCCAGC GTGTCTTCCATAAATCGGATTTTAAGAAAGATCCACCTGGAGCACGGACCCATGTGCATGGAGCTCAGTGCGCACATGGAGCCGG ATTTTGATCATTTGATACAAGATGAGCTAAatcacagagacacagtctgCAGCGATGAGCACAAACCTAAAGGTGTCCAGCAGCGGAACCGCACCACCTTCACcccagagcagagcagagcccTTGAGCAAG AGTTTTCTCACAGCCAGTATGCAGACATGTACCTGAGGGAGAAACTGTCGGCCAGAATCAAACTTCCTGAGGAAACCATCAAG GTCTGGTTTTCAAACAGACGGGCCAAGTGGAGGAGGGAAACCAAACAGAGGAGCGGCACACAGa ACGTTCAAAAGCAAAGGGATTTTCCTCCTGTGAATCCAGCGCTGCCGCACGGCTTCACATCTCAGCAG GCAACAGCAGTGTCAAGAATCTACCATCAACACTCAGAAGCCTCCTCTTCCTATGACACAGTTTCCAGGAAATTACAGAACGGCTGCATTTTCTCTACAGAAGCAG GCATCAGAAATCCTGCACAGCTCACgtccatctctctgcctccatcacTCTTCCACCCATCAAACAACGCGATGACCCAGAACATAGACACGGCCCCGCTGGCTCTGCACTCGGAGGGATTCCCTTTCCCACTGGTCCACCGGCCCACAGACGCCAGGATGTCCCTCCCAGTGATGAGCGAGGGGGTGCGGACAGGCCGCCCCGTGCCTCAGTGCTGGACCCAGCAGGGAGTTTCTCTCACTTGGAGCCAGATCCAGGCGGACCAGAGGTATCTGTTCGCGCCGCAGACCTGGGACGTCCATCCACAGTAG